TTTCATTTTTCGCTCTCATTTTGCATTAAAGAAAAGTAAAGTGAATGACAATTTATGAAGtcgaataaaataaattttgtaaagtaAAAGATCACAATGATCATCGTGTGCAATTTTCGGGActagaattagaaaatattcatAATCTTGTGTGAATTTGATACGCGAATTACTCCgggatgtttaaaataaatgataaaaacttcgtaccccattgtccagaggctcttcgctatgcgaaggtatgggggagggatgttgtacgcagccttatccttgcatatgcaaagaggctgtttccggattcgaacccatgatcAACAAGTCACCAaagcacaactttaccgctgcaccaacaattcattaaattttaacattattttttttatgctctGGGAATCAATGATAATAAGCACGTCCAATAATCCACAGAAAAGTGACCCTTGCTTAAATAAGGACTTATTTTTTACTGGTGgagatatttttgttgttgcaagTTTTGTTGGTTTACAATTACTCCAGTTACTGTTGTACGAAATATGTTGACTGCACGAATAATTTTGAAGTTTACTTATTATgaacatgtgtgtgtgtgtgtttgtggtttcatatatattttgctAGTCTTTGTAGTGTTATTATTTGTTCTGAAAACTGGAGAATTACACAGAACGAAGGTAGCAACGGTGTTGCGGTAATACTAAGTGATATCATACTAGCTCAAGATGTTGGCGTGGATATTATACGTAATATTTCATGGCTCATCATATTCTCTAAAATGCAATTGCTTCTACGTCATACTTGGTGCAGTGAGTCAAGCAGGAAAAGATGCCACGAATTCAAAGCCTTGGTTCAGAAGAGCGCCAGTCACCCATAGCTTCAAATTTGGCAGGTTAATTTCTTGTTCAGTTCCTTTTACCTGTTTTCAATACATCAATATGACTAAATCCATAAGCAAAAATCATAATAACTCATTTCAACAGTATAAAAAGATTGAATTGGAAAAGAGAGAGGACAGCTTACATTCAACGTAAATGTAAGTAGAAAACTCTCACCAACTGTAGCCAAGTTTGAGTTCTGAACATTAAAACCTGCAAGAGACTCGAGAGCCCTGTACAGTGAAGCAGCCACCCCTTCTCCTTTATTGCACACTATTTTTGCTAAGTACCCTCTTTCCTCCACTTGAAACATGTCCACCTACAAACCAGCACGCACAAATATTGTTACAGTAATGCATGCACATACATAAGCTAACTGAAAATTAACTTACGGTGTTGACAAGAacttcttaattttatcaaaccaACCTGCATGATTTTCTTGCAGTTTGGATGACTAATATTACGGGCCATCACTTGCACATTTTTGGGATTGTTAATTGATCCTTGATAATTTTCAGACACTAATAAGGATGCTTCAAGTCCTGCAACCTCTGCCTTCAGCTTCCTAGCTTGAGCTTGAAGGTCATGCACGTATGACACTGCGTCTCCAATTATAGAAGCCTTATCCATCTGTGGGCATACTTATGTCAGTTACATTTCActctcaaatatatataaaaaccatgTCATTTTTAGGTCTTGTTTGGACCATAAATACTTATAGAAGAAGAATTGAGCTTATGCAAGAAGTTCAATTCATTTAaccttgttattttctttttgtgtaaGTGTTCAtagaaaaatttatctaaaaaaggCTTAATTAATGGATGGCGACCCATACCTTTGTTATGTTGGGGACCAAAGAACGCAATGCATAAAGCTTCTCCTTCATTCGGCCTCTCCTTCTCCTTTCAGAAATGAGAGTTTTTGACCTATCAGTTTTTAGTTTCGGTTTGCCATCAGCATTCTTCGTTGTCGTTGTCCCAGAAGAATGCtcaccatcattttcttcttctccttctccctTGAGCTCCCCATCAAAACAAGAGAAGGAACTGAATGTGGAGCTTGGATCATAGACATTCACagcatcattattattattgttgttgttctgATCAAAAGGGTTTGCAGGAGATAAAAGGGGCTGCTGCTGATTGTTAACAAAGCAATCATTGATAAGGTCAGAACCGAAATGATCACAGTTGGCATCTTCATTCTCCCCTCGGATCAAATTGATGAACTGATCAAAATTTGAATCAGCAACAAAGTCGTACAGCTCAAAATCATTCATGTACTTGAGTGTGTCTTCGTGAACATCCATCGTGTTCGTAGTTGGTATTTGGATAGTTAGAGGTCTAATTGTAATATATAGAAGATTGAcatgattattaatttatagttttggtGTGAATGGAATAAGATGAGTTCCTTTCATGTTACTCGggtctattattttatttctgatTGTTAATTAACTAGAGTAGAGATCAATGTGGTTGATTTCTATAGTCTGGTTCTGGCATTTAACTACAGGCCATGGCCATAACCGTTATTTAGTTAGTATGAGTCCAAGGAAAGCAAAAGATGTGACCTACTTATTAATAAACTCACCAGATAGTTCTGTTGGATGtttgtataattaaatttaatttggagGCAGGtgaattgaagaaaaagaaatactaaCAACACACTTTCTATTATTGgtgaaaatttacaaaattttataggtTTCTCCTCTTATTAAATGAATCTCACTCATGATTTAATTTGTAGTTTCTAAAAGAGTTTGTTGCTAGCatttatcttaaataaattacaactttgaattctaaattttttattttaagtatatatgaaTTGAAATCAAACTAGTTGCAGCTGATCTCTACTTTTCAACTTCTGtacaaatatatattgtaaTGAAATAACTTGTAGTAATTAATTGTCAATAGCAAGAACAATGCAAACCATCACGAAGAAAACTGTGGATGTTCAAGTTAATGTTATAGACGATGCCAAGTAACATTTCTCCACCAGAAGCAATTTTAAATAACCCTGGTCACTTTCATATCATGCTAGCTAGCATTAGTACGTATCACTATTTTATGCCGCTTTAGAAGAGGTTGAATCTGGGCAAATCAATTCATTCCTGCAGGTTTATCTATACAtgattaattttctatttagttCTGTTGTATAACCGAGTCGATGCATGATGGGCTTTTCTCGACTTTTATATTAAGTACATTGTTGCCAAGCTCATTATCACGAAGGTCACTTTCAATGATGAGTACTACAACTTCTTGTTAGGGATAAATAAATACCTATGCGAGTCTACTATGTTGTGTGAACAGAATCAATTGGGAACATAATGACGTCCCtcacatatattttaaattttatttattaaatggaAACTACTGTGGAAGGAAGTTAGTGATTTCACAATCATAGTAGCCCTCAAACTTTGCACTCCATTAATTAATGTGTGGTGCTGGGTCCTCAAGACTATATAGTAGCTTACATCATAACATGCAATGTGAACCCTAATTAAAGGGTGTCAAGAGTAAATAATTGAACCCTGTAGTTACATGTTGCCCTGATCATTGACTTAAATCAAATGATTGAAGCTCTGGATTCTCTGACCTTTTCTTTTTTCGGGAGAAGAATCTAACCTGACATCAGAGACCACGATTTtgattcctttttttctttttttgttctattaTTTATACCTGCTAAGCATAGTTACAAACagaagaaggaagaaccacGCAAAACTAatgcaattttttaattaaacttcaCTGTTTTTGAACAATCCTTATGGAAGGCACGTAAAGGGGCGTGTGAGCTAGACAACAGTTTGAGCTGATGCTTACACGTGCCACGGTCCATTATCTACATTTTATTTCCATCATCTCATCCTACCACGGGTATACCATAAGCTTCATAGCCGCAAccttaattatatgataaaaaataggaattaattttatttctagcTTTGGTTCTAGAAGCAATAAGCAGTAGGCATATTCTACCCTAAAAAAGAATATGGTAGGGTCATAATCATAACTTGTTTATTAGGTATCatagtttattaatttcatgCGACGTCTTGGCTGCTGCATGACCCATTCTATTCTTTTGCATAACTAAATGGAGTCAACCCTTGCATTATTTTTCAGTCTCAACTATGAATGATGGAAATTAAAGAATGTTGATTCGTAAAATTGGGGGAGTGTAACTAACAGCATCTCTGATAGATGTGATGTGATAGACCAGACAGTATAGAATTACAAGCTGGTTGAATTTGATGAGAAATTccaagattaatttttttttttttttgaaaatggaGTGCTGATGCATCACAATGAGGATATACATCCCAACTGATCTTAACAAATTCATGTTAGTTTAGGTggcattaaaatatttttatttattttttaacgaattcatttataaaagtatttaaaaaataatgagttttaatttgggaagagaaaaaaaatgttggggTCAAGTTAAAAATTTCCAAACCCAAGACTCGACAACCATCATATATAGATGGAGTTTAGTTTTGGCACTTCTGAATCTGATTTCAcaaatcaattgaaaaatatataaaactcaaCTGGGATAAAATCGTTTTCATTTTAGCTCAATATTGTTCCCAAGTCCCAAATGTTTTGCTCTAGTCAGACTTAGTAGTTCCTTCCAGCAGGGAGCAATCATCAAATGCATATTGTAGAGTGCGTTTGAGCAGACATTTACAaacttgatttttaaaatttattttatatataaaagttaagttTATAGTAAAATGATTTATGTGTGGAATCTgttattaagtaaaatttattaaaacttataaagttataaaattcatGAAATAAAGAGTGAGACTTGCACGATTGTATTAGTATTctgattaataataaaataacttcaaaatatattaaaagggtgtaaataacatttttcattTAGTCAAATGTCACTTATCAACCTTGACAACTTTATTCACTGCATAATTCATATAATGGCATTGTTACTTATTTCTATAAAATTGGCATAGCCATTTTCAGATATTCACTTTTTGTTCTCTTACtatctttaattaataattaggaCCTACCAAGTAGCAAATACTgtatgataagataaaaatgtataaaataaggGAGTAAAGTAAGAGGACGAAGGATACGAAGGGATATAATTAGAATCAAATTCTTCTTATAGTTATACCGTGTTTGATGCACCCGATTTATCAATTAATCTATTGTATTCGTCTTTCTCACCGCCCGTTGTCTCTGCCCTTCTCATATAATATATAGTATCACTCTTTAGAGCCATCTCTCCGATAACTTTCTTCTTTCCATGCAACTTGAAATTGTGAATTTCGGGtatctctttcttccttctcataAAAGTTGCATGACAATTTGATATTCCATGCTTCGGAGGAAAATTTTGATCAATCATCTCATCTATATAATTTGCTTTtagatcattattatttttaattttttattaataataatcaaatattaCAGAACGTAATTGACTTAATTGCCCTTGGTCATCGTCCAGGTAGAGCTCGTGTGACACGAAATCAGGCTCTACATTCATGATTCAACAACcttgaatttcttttttttgtcattacATACTGGCTCTGCCactctaaaaaattaaagaaagaaaaaaagaattatccACCATGACTTGAAATGTAGAGTGTAGGTTTTGGTCCAGTCAACTATGTTGACATGTGCAAGTCTGCTCATTCTGTTACTAACTAACTAACCGTTTGGTATTTTTTAGAAATGTTCGTTAAGTTTAGTTGTCTATAAATATACTTTATTTTGTAGAGATTAAAGAAGAGTTTTGTAATGTGAATTTATATTCATCAATAAAGAAAGTGTCTTGATTAATTGTACTCTTGAAAGAATTCACAACAAATTGGTGCGGTGAGCGTGGAAAGAAACATCATGGCATCTGCAGGTTGAAAAATTCACAGGCCAAAATGATTTTGGCTTATGGCGATTGAAGATGGGAGCATTGCTTGTTCATTAGGGTCTTGAAGAAGCCTTACAAGGTGAAATCGCTCTTGATGCAAAGCTGGAGGAAAGGGATAAGAAGATCTTGATGAATAAGGCTCACAATGCAATCATCTAGAGTCTTGGAGACAAGGTACTATGACATGTCTCGAAGGAGAAAGACAGCAGCTAGAATTTGGTCGAAATTGGAAGGTTTGTACATGACCAAATCTCTGGTAAATCGTCTTTATCTTAAACAAGCCTTATATTCAAGATGCAAGAAGATAGAACTCTGGAATCTCAATTAGATATCTTCAATAAACTAATTCTTGATCTTGAAAATATAGATGTGACTATTGATGACAAAGATCAAGCCCTATTACTATTGTATGCTTTACCAAAGTCTTTCTCTCATTTTAAAGAAACTCTCTTGTATGGGAGAGAATATTTGTCCCTGGTAGAGGTTCAATCAGCCTTGAACTCAAAGGAATTGAATTAAAGAAATGAGCAAAAGGCTTCTGTGAGTGGTGAAGGTTTAATAGTCTGAGCAAAACGAACCAAGAAAGACAACCGTtttgagaagaagaaatcaaagccACAGTCTAAAAATAGTGGAAATGTGCCTAATATAAGATGTTACCACTGCAAAAACGAAGGTCACACTCGAAGATTCTGTCCTAGATGGTAACATCTTCTGCAGCTTCTGCAGCGATAGTCCAAGATGGTTATGAATCTGCAGAAGCTTTAATGGTAAGCTCTGGGAAATATGATAGAGAATGTATTATGGATTCTGGGTGTTCGTTCCATATGACACCAAATAAGCCCTGGTATGAGAAGTTCACTGAGCTACAGGGAGGGTCAGTGTTACTTGGAAACAATAAGCCATGTAAAACTCAAGGTATTGGATAAATTAGGTTTAAATTTCATGATGGGATTGAAAGGATTATCCAAGAGGTAAGATTTGTTCCTGATcttaag
The nucleotide sequence above comes from Glycine soja cultivar W05 chromosome 11, ASM419377v2, whole genome shotgun sequence. Encoded proteins:
- the LOC114374452 gene encoding transcription factor FER-LIKE IRON DEFICIENCY-INDUCED TRANSCRIPTION FACTOR; protein product: MDVHEDTLKYMNDFELYDFVADSNFDQFINLIRGENEDANCDHFGSDLINDCFVNNQQQPLLSPANPFDQNNNNNNNDAVNVYDPSSTFSSFSCFDGELKGEGEEENDGEHSSGTTTTKNADGKPKLKTDRSKTLISERRRRGRMKEKLYALRSLVPNITKMDKASIIGDAVSYVHDLQAQARKLKAEVAGLEASLLVSENYQGSINNPKNVQVMARNISHPNCKKIMQVDMFQVEERGYLAKIVCNKGEGVAASLYRALESLAGFNVQNSNLATVGESFLLTFTLNVKGTEQEINLPNLKLWVTGALLNQGFEFVASFPA